A genomic region of Arachis stenosperma cultivar V10309 chromosome 9, arast.V10309.gnm1.PFL2, whole genome shotgun sequence contains the following coding sequences:
- the LOC130947881 gene encoding uncharacterized protein LOC130947881 isoform X2, with the protein MEPPSKLSHGERWLASEGWSWAWSCRAFVAAVQREASYCRRFSQSSLPPPCRRGGGRQVAQSERGRKHRSRGERGETCAGHRRFCRSESCCRRRKTLSVAWREEEPLGVAAPCLHRPYRQKQPLNPLYCLQLSRFVFSLFMLLQKCMRLCFEAAVDFGLKLKDICEAFGIWFRILRSSLFQVTDDEV; encoded by the exons ATGGAGCCGCCGTCAAAACTGAGTCACGGAGAGAGATGGCTCGCAAGTGAGGGGTGGTCGTGGGCTTGGAGCTGCCGGGCCTTCGTCGCCGCCGTCCAACGTGAAGCCAGCTACTGTCGTCGCTTCTCTCAGTCGTCCCTGCCGCCGCCATGCCGTCGAGGAGGGGGCCGTCAGGTCGCACAAAGTGAGAGAGGGAGAAAGCACAGGAgcagaggagagagaggagagacCTGCGCCGGCCACCGCCGCTTCTGCCGCTCGGAATCCTGCTGCCGTCGCCGGAAGACTCTATCG GTCGCGTGGAGGGAGGAAGAGCCACTGGGTGTCGCCGCACCTTGCCTCCACCGCCCCTATCGCCAAAAACAACCACTGAATCCTCTGTATTG TTTGCAACTATCTCGTTTTGTCTTTTCA TTGTTTATGCTGTTGCAAAAGTGTATGAGGCTGTGCTTTGAAGCTGCCGTTGATTTTGGGTTGAAGCTAAAGGACATTTGTGAGGCGTTTGGGATATGGTTTCGCATATTGAG GTCTTCTCTTTTTCAGGTTACGGACGACGAAGTTTAG
- the LOC130947881 gene encoding uncharacterized protein LOC130947881 isoform X1, which yields MEPPSKLSHGERWLASEGWSWAWSCRAFVAAVQREASYCRRFSQSSLPPPCRRGGGRQVAQSERGRKHRSRGERGETCAGHRRFCRSESCCRRRKTLSVAWREEEPLGVAAPCLHRPYRQKQPLNPLYCLQLSRFVFSLFMLLQKCMRLCFEAAVDFGLKLKDICEAFGIWFRILRVLEWFGWDPERVTKSKFQWKCCRNSDGIRGFIEISFGKL from the exons ATGGAGCCGCCGTCAAAACTGAGTCACGGAGAGAGATGGCTCGCAAGTGAGGGGTGGTCGTGGGCTTGGAGCTGCCGGGCCTTCGTCGCCGCCGTCCAACGTGAAGCCAGCTACTGTCGTCGCTTCTCTCAGTCGTCCCTGCCGCCGCCATGCCGTCGAGGAGGGGGCCGTCAGGTCGCACAAAGTGAGAGAGGGAGAAAGCACAGGAgcagaggagagagaggagagacCTGCGCCGGCCACCGCCGCTTCTGCCGCTCGGAATCCTGCTGCCGTCGCCGGAAGACTCTATCG GTCGCGTGGAGGGAGGAAGAGCCACTGGGTGTCGCCGCACCTTGCCTCCACCGCCCCTATCGCCAAAAACAACCACTGAATCCTCTGTATTG TTTGCAACTATCTCGTTTTGTCTTTTCA TTGTTTATGCTGTTGCAAAAGTGTATGAGGCTGTGCTTTGAAGCTGCCGTTGATTTTGGGTTGAAGCTAAAGGACATTTGTGAGGCGTTTGGGATATGGTTTCGCATATTGAG GGTTTTGGAATGGTTTGGATGGGACCCGGAAAGGGTGACAAAGTCCAAGTTTCAGTGGAAGTGCTGTCGAAATTCCGATGGGATCCGAGGCTTTATCGAAATATCATTTGGAAAATTATGA